The genomic segment GTGTGCTCGTTCATCTCGGTTTCCCTTTCGCGCCCCGGCGCGTCCGTTGCCCGTGGCGCCCCCTGCGCCCCCGGCCGCCCTCTCTCGGGCGTTTCCTCCCTCGACTTGGCCGCTCCCCTTTCCGTGGGAGCGGCCCCTTCTTGGGACCGTGTTCATTCCCTGCGCGTCCGCCCCTGCCGCCAAGCCCGTGGCGGTCGCGCTGTCCTGCGTATCGCGTACCCGCATCTTTCGACCGGGATCCGCTAAGATGTCCGCCGCGTCCCTCACCTCCAATTTCCTGCCGGCGCCTTCCTCGATGCACACAGCATCGGGGAAGACGATGGGAAAGTCTGGTCAGGCTTCTGCCAAGGTTGGTCAGGTTGATGGCCGAACATTAGCGGAACGCGTCTCGGCGTTTCTGCGCACGCAGCACCCGCTCAAGACCGCGCAGTGCGTCGAGGCGGAGACCAACATCTCGGCCAACACCGTCCGGAAGTGGCTGGAGCAGGGCAACTCACCGAGCGGGTCGGCCTACGACGCCCTCGTGTGTCGCTACGGCGCCGACTTCCTCTGCGCGGTCCACCCTGAGCATGCGGGCGCGTGGTTCGCCGCCGTCGCCCGCCAGCAGCGCCAGGTGCGCCTCGAGCGCCGCGCCGCCGATCTCCGCCGAGAACTCGCTGAGCTTCAGGAGAGCCGCCTGTGATCCTTCACCGCGTCGCGCTCGTCATGGAAGCCATCTGCGAGGCTGCGGCCAACGCCTGCTTGGACCTCAGCGACGCTTGCCTCGCCGGCATGCGGTTCTGGCGTGAGCGCGCCCGGGAGTGGCAGCCCCGTCTCTGGGAGCGCGACAAGGATCCCCGCTCAGACGCGGAGGAGCGCCACCCGGAGGGGTGAGCGCAAAAGGAAACCGCCCGGGCCCCCTGCCAGAAGGGTCCGAGCGGCTGTGTACCCCTAGCGAAGGACTTGAGTATGAGCACACCCGCAGCAGTCGGGCAAGGCGATCCATCTTCGGTCGCCGCAGATCAACTGAAAAGCATCATCGAGCGCATCGAGCGTCTTGAGGAGGAGAAGGCCGGCATCGCCGGTGACATCAAGGACGTCTACGCGGAGGCCGGCGCCAACGGCTTCGACGTGAAGATCCTCCGCAAGATCGTCGCCCTGCGGAAGAAGGACCACGACGAGCGCACCGAGGAAGAGGCGATCCTCGAGCTGTACCTCCAAGCCCTCGGCATGGCGTAGCCGACATGCGCGCGCCCTCCCTCTCATCCGCAAAGCTGGGCGCGCGCCTCAAGCCCGAGGATCGCCCGGTCTACGCTCAGCGCCGGATCGTGGCCTCGGTCGAGATCCGCTTTCCGCTGCCGCCGAGCACGAACAGCCTGTTCTACAACGTCGCCGGCGGCCGTCGGAAAACGCCGAAGTACCGGGCGTGGCGCCAGCAGGCGGCGCTCCTAATCGACGTGCAGCGCCCCGGCCGAATGGCCGGCCCCTGCGACGTCACGATTTTCCTGCCGCCGTTCAGCGGCGACGCCGACAACCGCATCAAGCCGTGCCTGGACGCGGCCGTAGAGGCGGGCGTCATCGCCGACGACGGCCAGCGCTACGTGCGCCAGACCCAGGTCGAGGTCGATCGCTCCGCCACCGAGGTCCGCATGGTCCTCACCATGCCCTCCGTCGAAGAGCAGGACCGCGCCGAGATCGAGGTGCGGAGCCGCGAAGGCCAGAGCGCCGCGCACATCGCCGTCTCGCTCGGCCTCGACGAGGGCCAAGTCCGCACCGTGCTCGCGGAGATCCGATCATGAAGGCTCGCGCCGCCGACACATGGCCCGACACGCCCCGCAACCGCACCGCAATCGCCGAGCGCTGGGCCAAGGGCCGCGACACCCTGCGGATCGCCAGATCGGTTGGGCTCACCGAGCCGGACGTCTGCCGGATCCTGGCCCGCCTTCAAGACGAGCGCTACGCCGCGCGTCAGCGGGAGGGCGCCGGTGTCTGACCCCAGCCTCATCGCTGACCTGATCCGTGCCGGTGTCGATGCCGACCTCGTGCAGCGCGTTGCTCTGGAGCTTGGGCGGGCGTCAGCCGAGCGCGAGGCGATCGAGAGGCGTCGGCAGGCTGATCGGGAGCGTCAGGCCCGTCGTCGCAGTCACGTTATGTCACGTGACGTCACGTTACAGCACGTGACAACACGTGACGTCACGGCGGCTCCCTAACGGCCCCGCCCCCTTGCCCCCCCAGACCCCCCCTATAACCCCCACCCCAAACACCATCCCCCCTGTCAGCCCTGACGGGCTGCCAGCCCCCGAGGGGGGCCGATGACGTTGCCGCCGAGGCGATGGACGGGTCGGAGAGCGAGGCTGGCGAACGGGAAGCCGAGGAGGGCGGCGGCAAGGGCTCGAAGGCCGCCAGGGCGCGCCGGATCCCCGCCGACTTCGCCGAGAGCCCGGAAGCCCTCGCCGTCTGCGCCGAGATGGGGCTGACCGGCACCGAGGCGACCGAGGCGCTGGCCGAGTTCTGCGATTTCTGGATGGCCGA from the Methylorubrum extorquens genome contains:
- a CDS encoding protein of unknown function (Evidence 5 : Unknown function), which produces MILHRVALVMEAICEAAANACLDLSDACLAGMRFWRERAREWQPRLWERDKDPRSDAEERHPEG
- a CDS encoding conserved protein of unknown function (Evidence 4 : Unknown function but conserved in other organisms), which encodes MKARAADTWPDTPRNRTAIAERWAKGRDTLRIARSVGLTEPDVCRILARLQDERYAARQREGAGV
- a CDS encoding conserved protein of unknown function (Evidence 4 : Unknown function but conserved in other organisms) codes for the protein MSTPAAVGQGDPSSVAADQLKSIIERIERLEEEKAGIAGDIKDVYAEAGANGFDVKILRKIVALRKKDHDERTEEEAILELYLQALGMA
- a CDS encoding Endodeoxyribonuclease RusA, translating into MRAPSLSSAKLGARLKPEDRPVYAQRRIVASVEIRFPLPPSTNSLFYNVAGGRRKTPKYRAWRQQAALLIDVQRPGRMAGPCDVTIFLPPFSGDADNRIKPCLDAAVEAGVIADDGQRYVRQTQVEVDRSATEVRMVLTMPSVEEQDRAEIEVRSREGQSAAHIAVSLGLDEGQVRTVLAEIRS
- a CDS encoding protein of unknown function (Evidence 5 : Unknown function), with protein sequence MGSPSRTSAGSWPAFKTSATPRVSGRAPVSDPSLIADLIRAGVDADLVQRVALELGRASAEREAIERRRQADRERQARRRSHVMSRDVTLQHVTTRDVTAAP
- a CDS encoding conserved protein of unknown function (Evidence 4 : Unknown function but conserved in other organisms), encoding MGKSGQASAKVGQVDGRTLAERVSAFLRTQHPLKTAQCVEAETNISANTVRKWLEQGNSPSGSAYDALVCRYGADFLCAVHPEHAGAWFAAVARQQRQVRLERRAADLRRELAELQESRL